Proteins from a genomic interval of Nocardioidaceae bacterium:
- a CDS encoding MFS transporter, with translation MASRERRSLWRHRDFRLLWAGDVVSVFGFSLVSLAIPLLALRLLDADAFEMGLLTALENLAFLLIGLPAGALVDRWVKRRVLILGDLTRGAMLLSIPLAWWAGVLTLPQVYVVVFLVGCVTVFFDVANQSYLPELVPADAIGEGNAKLQATQQVAQVGGPSVAAVLVRLLGSPVTIAATSVCMAASALFVSRIATEDHRPTRTEGSRLRTEVAEGLRFVVRHPLLVRITACTGLSNFAGALTAGLFVLYAVRTLGLAETTLGLVLSVSAAGGLLGAVTSDRFARLVGEGRAIPLAAVGFALLGLHVPLAAYVSPVPLLMTGGFLTSYAIVVYNVVQVSFRQRVCPPALLGRMNASIRFLVWGPMPVGALLGGVLGSQVGVLAALWIGAALNVLGALPVLLSPLVRMRDLPHELERTR, from the coding sequence ATGGCCTCGAGGGAACGCCGATCGCTGTGGCGCCACCGCGACTTCCGCCTGCTCTGGGCCGGCGACGTCGTCAGCGTCTTCGGCTTCTCCCTCGTCAGCCTCGCGATCCCGCTGCTGGCGCTGCGGCTGTTGGACGCCGATGCCTTCGAGATGGGTCTGCTCACGGCGCTGGAGAACCTCGCGTTCCTGCTGATCGGTCTGCCCGCCGGCGCGCTCGTGGACCGCTGGGTCAAGCGCCGCGTGCTGATCCTGGGAGACCTCACCCGGGGCGCGATGCTGCTGAGCATCCCGCTCGCCTGGTGGGCCGGGGTGCTGACCCTGCCGCAGGTGTACGTCGTGGTCTTCCTCGTCGGCTGCGTGACGGTGTTCTTCGACGTGGCCAACCAGTCCTACCTGCCCGAGCTCGTCCCCGCCGACGCGATCGGTGAGGGCAACGCGAAGCTGCAGGCCACCCAGCAGGTCGCCCAGGTGGGCGGTCCGTCGGTCGCGGCGGTCCTCGTCCGGTTGCTCGGCTCGCCCGTGACGATCGCGGCGACGTCGGTGTGCATGGCGGCCTCGGCGCTCTTCGTCTCGCGCATCGCGACGGAGGACCACCGGCCGACGCGTACGGAGGGCTCGCGACTTCGCACCGAGGTCGCAGAGGGACTGCGGTTCGTCGTCCGCCACCCGCTGCTGGTGCGCATCACCGCGTGCACGGGGCTGTCGAACTTCGCCGGAGCCCTGACCGCAGGACTCTTCGTCCTCTACGCGGTGCGGACGCTCGGGCTCGCCGAGACCACCCTGGGCCTCGTCCTGTCCGTCTCGGCTGCGGGGGGACTGCTCGGCGCGGTGACCTCCGACCGCTTCGCGCGCCTCGTCGGCGAGGGCCGCGCCATCCCGCTCGCCGCCGTCGGCTTCGCGCTGCTCGGGCTGCACGTGCCCCTGGCGGCGTACGTCTCGCCGGTGCCGTTGCTGATGACGGGCGGTTTCCTGACCTCGTACGCGATCGTCGTCTACAACGTGGTGCAGGTCAGCTTCCGACAGCGCGTGTGCCCGCCGGCGCTGCTGGGCCGGATGAACGCGTCGATCCGATTCCTGGTGTGGGGACCGATGCCGGTCGGTGCACTGCTCGGGGGAGTGCTCGGCTCGCAGGTCGGCGTCCTCGCGGCGCTGTGGATCGGCGCAGCGCTGAACGTGCTCGGGGCACTGCCGGTGCTGCTGTCACCGCTGGTGCGGATGCGGGACCTGCCCCACGAGCTCGAGAGGACCCGCTAG
- a CDS encoding lipid kinase, translated as MPARQDRCVHEKTILESIRAAGPAPRAALVLNAASRRARTYRGAVERTLAGSGLSPSVHTAEVGDDLPAALRAATASRPRVLVVGGGDGTLAAAAHEVAGTDTVLVALPLGTANDFARTLGLPREPVAALTAALHGKVVDVDLGRADGRPFLNVASLGLSVAVAQTLTPGLKRLLGKLAYPVATARAYRAHRPFDALLEFPDGDREPVELTDLLQLSIGNGRHFGGGNTVAATASIDDHLLDVHAIGGSRLRDHVSIARLLKDGSLVDHDGVHHVTTRRVRVTTDRPMPVNLDGEVGDVTPTLFEVRRNAVHVAVPADSEAARLDGPGTTTGTTTGTTTGAATGTTTG; from the coding sequence ATGCCGGCCCGGCAGGATCGGTGCGTGCATGAGAAGACGATCCTCGAGAGCATCCGGGCCGCCGGTCCCGCGCCACGGGCAGCACTGGTGCTGAACGCTGCGTCTCGACGCGCGCGTACGTACCGGGGGGCGGTCGAGCGGACACTCGCGGGGTCCGGGCTGTCACCGTCGGTCCACACGGCCGAGGTGGGAGACGACCTGCCCGCGGCGCTGCGCGCGGCGACGGCGTCACGCCCCCGCGTCCTCGTCGTGGGCGGTGGGGACGGCACCCTCGCAGCCGCGGCCCACGAGGTCGCCGGCACCGACACGGTCCTCGTCGCGTTGCCACTGGGCACCGCGAACGACTTCGCGCGGACGCTCGGCCTCCCCCGGGAGCCGGTCGCAGCCCTGACCGCGGCGCTGCACGGGAAGGTCGTCGACGTCGACCTGGGACGTGCCGACGGCCGGCCATTCCTCAACGTCGCCTCGCTGGGACTGTCGGTCGCCGTGGCCCAGACGCTGACGCCCGGGCTCAAGCGACTGCTCGGCAAGCTCGCCTACCCCGTCGCCACGGCACGCGCCTACCGCGCGCACCGCCCCTTCGACGCGTTGCTGGAGTTCCCCGACGGCGACCGCGAGCCCGTGGAGCTGACCGACCTGCTGCAGCTGTCGATCGGCAACGGCCGCCACTTCGGGGGCGGCAACACCGTCGCTGCCACCGCGTCCATCGACGACCACCTGCTCGACGTGCACGCCATCGGCGGGAGCCGGCTGCGTGACCACGTCTCGATCGCCAGGCTCCTGAAGGACGGCTCGCTGGTCGACCACGACGGCGTGCACCACGTGACGACGCGCCGCGTCCGGGTCACCACCGACCGACCGATGCCGGTCAACCTCGACGGTGAGGTCGGGGACGTGACACCGACCCTCTTCGAGGTCCGGCGCAACGCGGTGCACGTGGCCGTGCCGGCGGACAGCGAGGCGGCGCGGCTGGACGGGCCCGGCACGACGACCGGCACGACGACCGGCACGACGACCGGCGCGGCGACCGGCACGACGACCGGCTGA
- the rpe gene encoding ribulose-phosphate 3-epimerase: protein MGIQITPSILAANPADLAGEVGRIPSADWIHVDCMDNHFVPNLTFGPDMVEALSKATDVPLDAHLMIEDPDRWAPAYVEAGASSVTFHVEAASAPVRLAREIRSAGGRAAMALRPATPVEPYEDMLGELDTLLIMTVEPGFGGQKFLELVVPKIRRARALLDKHGLETWVQVDGGISEETIDRCIEAGADVFVAGSAVFGADDPDAMVKALRERGETAGRRDA from the coding sequence ATGGGCATCCAGATCACCCCGAGCATCCTCGCCGCGAATCCCGCCGACCTGGCCGGTGAGGTGGGGCGCATCCCGAGTGCCGACTGGATCCACGTCGACTGCATGGACAACCACTTCGTGCCGAACCTGACGTTCGGGCCCGACATGGTCGAGGCGTTGTCGAAGGCGACCGACGTGCCGCTCGACGCGCACCTGATGATCGAGGACCCCGACCGGTGGGCCCCGGCGTACGTCGAGGCGGGTGCGTCGTCGGTGACGTTCCACGTCGAGGCGGCGAGCGCCCCCGTACGCCTGGCCCGGGAGATCCGGTCCGCCGGCGGCCGGGCGGCGATGGCGCTGCGTCCTGCGACACCGGTCGAGCCGTACGAGGACATGCTCGGCGAGCTCGACACCCTGCTGATCATGACCGTGGAGCCCGGCTTCGGCGGCCAGAAGTTCCTCGAGCTGGTGGTGCCGAAGATCCGCCGGGCCCGTGCGCTGCTCGACAAGCACGGCCTGGAGACCTGGGTGCAGGTCGACGGCGGCATCTCCGAGGAGACCATCGACCGGTGCATCGAGGCCGGTGCCGACGTCTTCGTCGCCGGATCGGCGGTGTTCGGGGCCGATGACCCGGACGCGATGGTGAAGGCGCTGCGGGAGCGCGGGGAGACCGCCGGTCGTCGCGACGCCTGA
- a CDS encoding rRNA cytosine-C5-methyltransferase has protein sequence MAERRRAARAGAGPRVDPARDAAYAVLKAVRVDDAYANLVLPEALAAHDLSGRDAALATELAAGTLRGRGTYDAILDACTDKPIARTPAKVLDALRLGVHQVLAMRVPDHAAISTTVDLVRARANPGSAGFANAVLRRVAARTMEEWLDQVAPVADRSDRALGVRHSHPTWVVGELRRALTAADAGRELPALLGADNTAPRVTLVARPGRSTRQELPGEPTVLSPYGVVSDGGDPGELAAVREGRAGVQDEGSQLVAHALAQVAVQQVPGRAERWLDLCAGPGGKAALLAAIAAERGAVLVSNEAQHHRSLLVRRAVRGTPAARRLVTGDGTRPPWAPGTFDRVLLDAPCSGLGALRRRPESRWRRTPADVADLVGLQRTLLDRALDSVRVGGVVAYATCSPVVAETAEIVTAALDARKEVELVPDPLPGVPDAAGPLAGTAQLWPHRHGTDAMFVALLRRTR, from the coding sequence GTGGCTGAGCGTCGCCGGGCGGCTCGGGCGGGTGCCGGCCCGCGGGTCGATCCGGCCCGTGACGCCGCGTACGCCGTGCTCAAGGCGGTCCGGGTCGACGACGCGTACGCCAACCTCGTGCTCCCCGAGGCCCTCGCCGCGCACGATCTGTCCGGCCGCGACGCCGCGCTCGCGACCGAGCTCGCGGCCGGCACGCTACGGGGTCGCGGCACCTACGACGCGATCCTCGACGCCTGCACCGACAAGCCGATCGCGAGGACGCCCGCGAAGGTGCTCGACGCGCTGAGGCTCGGCGTCCACCAGGTGCTCGCGATGCGGGTGCCCGACCACGCCGCGATCTCCACGACCGTCGACCTGGTGCGCGCCCGCGCCAACCCCGGCTCGGCGGGCTTCGCGAACGCCGTGCTGCGCCGGGTCGCGGCGCGAACCATGGAGGAGTGGCTCGATCAGGTCGCCCCGGTCGCCGACCGCAGCGACCGGGCGCTCGGCGTACGCCACTCCCACCCCACCTGGGTCGTCGGCGAGCTGCGTCGGGCACTGACCGCAGCCGACGCCGGCCGTGAGCTGCCTGCGCTGCTCGGGGCGGACAACACCGCTCCGCGCGTCACCCTCGTGGCCCGCCCCGGACGGTCGACGCGCCAGGAGCTGCCCGGTGAACCGACGGTGCTGTCGCCGTACGGCGTGGTCTCCGACGGGGGTGACCCCGGAGAGCTCGCGGCGGTGCGCGAAGGACGCGCGGGCGTCCAGGACGAGGGGTCGCAGCTCGTCGCGCACGCGCTCGCACAGGTGGCCGTCCAGCAGGTGCCGGGCCGGGCCGAACGCTGGCTCGACCTCTGCGCAGGGCCCGGCGGCAAGGCCGCGTTGCTCGCCGCGATCGCCGCCGAGCGCGGGGCCGTGCTGGTGAGCAACGAGGCGCAGCACCACCGCTCCCTCCTCGTGAGGCGCGCGGTGCGCGGCACTCCCGCAGCCCGACGGCTCGTGACCGGTGACGGCACCCGCCCGCCGTGGGCGCCGGGCACCTTCGATCGCGTGCTGCTCGACGCCCCGTGCTCAGGCCTCGGTGCGCTGCGACGTCGACCGGAGTCGCGGTGGCGGCGCACGCCTGCGGATGTCGCCGACCTCGTCGGCCTGCAACGCACGTTGCTCGACCGGGCGCTGGACTCGGTGCGGGTCGGGGGAGTGGTGGCGTACGCAACGTGCTCCCCGGTGGTCGCGGAGACCGCCGAGATCGTCACCGCGGCCCTCGACGCACGCAAAGAGGTCGAGCTCGTGCCCGACCCGCTGCCGGGCGTGCCCGACGCCGCCGGTCCGCTCGCCGGGACGGCGCAGCTGTGGCCCCACCGTCACGGCACCGATGCGATGTTCGTGGCGTTGCTGCGGCGCACGCGCTAG
- the fmt gene encoding methionyl-tRNA formyltransferase, producing MRLVVAGTPEVALPSLEALVASDHDVVAVVTRPDARAGRGRTMVASPVAQRAEELGIPALKPAHPRDADFQAELRALQPDCCPTIAYGALLPQSALDIPTHGWVNLHFSALPAWRGAAPVQHAIWAGDEVTGATTFRIVKQLDAGPVFGVMTERIRPRDTSADLLARLAEGGAGLLVATLDGLESGEIEARPQPADGLSYAPKIETADAQVNWTAPAVGIDRAVRAFTPAPGAWTMWQGERLGLGPVVPDDAVRGASGEQLRLGPGELHVTKKTVHVGSGTGPIRLTEVKPPGKKLMPAADWARGARIAEQPGARLEHA from the coding sequence GTGAGACTCGTCGTCGCCGGCACCCCCGAGGTCGCGCTGCCGTCCCTGGAGGCCCTCGTGGCCTCCGACCACGATGTCGTCGCCGTCGTCACCCGCCCCGATGCCCGCGCGGGCCGCGGTCGGACGATGGTGGCCAGCCCGGTCGCACAGCGCGCCGAGGAGCTCGGCATCCCGGCGCTGAAGCCGGCGCACCCGCGTGATGCGGACTTCCAGGCCGAGCTGCGGGCGCTGCAGCCGGACTGCTGCCCGACGATCGCGTACGGCGCCCTGCTCCCGCAGTCGGCCCTGGACATCCCGACGCACGGCTGGGTCAACCTCCACTTCTCGGCCCTGCCGGCATGGCGGGGCGCGGCACCGGTGCAGCACGCGATCTGGGCGGGCGACGAGGTGACCGGTGCGACGACCTTCCGCATCGTCAAGCAGCTCGACGCCGGCCCCGTCTTCGGTGTCATGACCGAGCGCATCCGTCCCCGGGACACCAGCGCCGACCTGCTCGCCCGTCTCGCCGAGGGCGGCGCGGGGCTGCTGGTCGCCACGCTGGACGGACTGGAGTCCGGCGAGATCGAGGCGCGTCCGCAGCCCGCCGACGGTCTGTCGTACGCCCCCAAGATCGAGACCGCCGACGCGCAGGTGAACTGGACGGCCCCGGCCGTCGGCATCGACCGGGCAGTCCGTGCCTTCACTCCCGCGCCCGGCGCCTGGACGATGTGGCAGGGCGAGCGGCTCGGCCTGGGCCCGGTCGTCCCGGACGACGCGGTGCGCGGTGCGTCCGGCGAGCAGCTGCGGCTGGGGCCCGGCGAGCTGCACGTCACCAAGAAGACGGTGCACGTCGGCTCCGGCACCGGCCCGATCCGGCTGACCGAGGTCAAGCCCCCGGGCAAGAAGCTCATGCCGGCCGCTGACTGGGCGCGGGGAGCCCGCATCGCCGAGCAGCCGGGCGCCCGCCTGGAGCACGCGTGA
- the def gene encoding peptide deformylase, whose protein sequence is MPVQPIRLLGDPVLKTKAAEVVDFDKELRTLVADLTDTMLDAPGSGLAAPQLGVSLRVFTWHVDGELGHLVNPTLDLSEEEQDGPEGCLSIPDFRFDCKRSLSVVAKGWSMHGEPVEIEGSEFLARAIQHEVDHLDGILFIDRLDREARREAMRLIRESEWFGEPTPQIKISPHATNGLGF, encoded by the coding sequence GTGCCCGTCCAGCCGATCCGCCTGCTCGGGGACCCCGTGCTGAAGACGAAGGCAGCCGAGGTCGTCGACTTCGACAAGGAGCTGCGCACCCTCGTCGCCGACCTGACCGACACGATGCTCGACGCGCCGGGTTCCGGCCTCGCGGCGCCGCAGCTCGGGGTCAGCCTGCGCGTGTTCACCTGGCACGTCGACGGCGAGCTGGGTCACCTGGTGAACCCGACCCTGGACCTCTCCGAGGAGGAGCAGGACGGGCCCGAGGGCTGCCTGTCGATCCCTGACTTCCGCTTCGACTGCAAGCGGTCGCTGAGCGTGGTCGCGAAGGGGTGGTCGATGCACGGTGAGCCCGTGGAGATCGAGGGGTCGGAGTTCCTTGCCCGCGCCATCCAGCACGAGGTCGACCACCTCGACGGCATCCTCTTCATCGACCGTCTCGACCGCGAGGCGCGGCGCGAGGCGATGCGGCTGATCCGAGAGTCGGAGTGGTTCGGGGAGCCGACACCGCAGATCAAGATCAGCCCGCACGCCACCAACGGCCTCGGCTTCTGA
- a CDS encoding primosomal protein N' encodes MAAPPRAAVIAPADVVAAPERPVARVLAAVGLLHLDRTFDYLVTADQHEAAVPGARVRVRFAGQEVEGFVLERAETTDHVGTLTPLRRVAGSEAVLRPDVADLLGLVAERFAGSRADVLRLAVPPRHATTERRVRREPPASPTSELVARASERWADGHGSRAAGLLTALADGASPRAVWTCPPGESWPDRLAELLAATAASGRGAIACVPDTKDLERLDAALTALLGKGVHAVLTADGGPAKRYGAFLSCSRGEARIAIGTRSAAYAPVHDLGLVAIWDDGDDLHHEPRAPYPHTREVLLLRASASGAAAVVGAYAQSAEAHLLVESGWARHLTADRAVLRDRVQVEVVGGDPSATATVRDVHAPVARIPGAVHQGIKRALADGPVLVQVPRGGYVSALACAECRTPARCSRCTGPVRLPGPDAAPVCRWCGHEDVGWRCPECGSARLRAPVRGRERTVEELGRSFPGTSVRTSGGDHVLSEVTAAPALVVCTPGAEPVADGGYAAVVLLDTSLALARADLRVAEEAFRRWVNAAALVRPASAGGRVLAVGDPAEPVLQALVRWDPVGLAAREVAERRSAHLPPASRTASLTGSAEAVAETVEALGLPPAAEVLGPVPVDVAGPPGHSGEEAPVRALVRVPRTHGAALSHVLREAQARRSARKLPVVRVQVDPPLLL; translated from the coding sequence ATGGCCGCCCCGCCGCGGGCTGCGGTCATCGCGCCCGCGGACGTCGTCGCGGCTCCCGAGCGACCCGTGGCGCGGGTGCTCGCCGCCGTCGGTCTGCTGCACCTCGACCGCACCTTCGACTACCTCGTCACCGCCGACCAGCACGAGGCGGCCGTGCCCGGCGCCCGAGTGCGCGTACGTTTCGCGGGCCAGGAGGTCGAGGGCTTCGTCCTCGAGCGCGCCGAGACCACCGACCACGTCGGCACCCTGACCCCGCTGCGTCGCGTGGCCGGCTCCGAGGCCGTGCTGCGCCCCGACGTCGCCGACCTGCTCGGGCTGGTGGCCGAGCGCTTCGCCGGGTCCCGCGCCGACGTGCTGCGGCTGGCCGTGCCGCCGCGGCACGCGACCACCGAGAGGCGCGTACGCCGGGAGCCGCCCGCGTCACCGACCTCCGAGCTGGTCGCGCGCGCGTCCGAGCGGTGGGCCGATGGCCACGGCTCCCGGGCCGCCGGGTTGCTGACGGCGCTGGCGGACGGTGCGAGTCCGCGAGCGGTGTGGACGTGCCCGCCGGGGGAGTCCTGGCCCGACCGGCTCGCGGAGCTGCTCGCCGCGACTGCCGCGTCGGGGCGCGGGGCCATCGCCTGTGTGCCCGACACCAAGGACCTCGAGCGTCTCGACGCCGCCCTGACCGCACTGCTCGGCAAGGGCGTGCACGCCGTGCTCACCGCCGACGGCGGCCCCGCGAAGCGCTACGGCGCGTTCCTGTCCTGCAGCCGCGGCGAGGCGCGGATCGCGATCGGCACCCGCTCCGCGGCGTACGCACCGGTGCACGACCTCGGCCTCGTCGCGATCTGGGACGACGGCGACGACCTCCACCACGAGCCCCGCGCGCCCTACCCTCACACCCGTGAGGTGCTGCTGCTGCGCGCGTCCGCCTCCGGCGCGGCGGCCGTCGTCGGGGCGTACGCCCAGAGCGCCGAGGCCCACCTACTGGTGGAGTCGGGCTGGGCGCGCCACCTCACGGCCGACCGTGCAGTGCTGCGGGACCGGGTGCAGGTCGAGGTCGTGGGCGGCGACCCGTCGGCGACCGCGACGGTGCGCGACGTGCACGCGCCGGTCGCGCGCATCCCCGGCGCCGTGCACCAGGGCATCAAGCGCGCGCTCGCCGACGGACCGGTGCTGGTGCAGGTGCCGCGCGGTGGCTACGTCTCGGCCCTGGCCTGCGCCGAGTGTCGGACGCCGGCCCGGTGCAGCCGGTGCACCGGCCCCGTACGCCTCCCGGGCCCCGACGCGGCACCCGTGTGCCGGTGGTGCGGGCACGAGGACGTCGGGTGGCGGTGCCCCGAGTGCGGCAGTGCGCGGTTGCGTGCACCGGTCAGGGGACGGGAGCGCACCGTGGAGGAGCTGGGGCGGTCCTTCCCCGGCACGTCGGTCCGCACCAGCGGAGGCGACCACGTGCTGAGCGAGGTCACGGCGGCGCCGGCGCTCGTGGTGTGCACGCCGGGGGCGGAGCCCGTCGCCGACGGCGGGTACGCCGCCGTGGTGCTGCTCGACACGTCCCTGGCCCTCGCGCGCGCCGACCTGCGGGTCGCCGAAGAGGCCTTCCGCCGCTGGGTCAACGCCGCCGCGCTCGTCCGCCCCGCCTCCGCAGGTGGTCGGGTGCTGGCGGTCGGCGACCCGGCCGAGCCCGTCCTCCAGGCACTGGTGCGCTGGGACCCCGTGGGTCTCGCGGCCCGCGAGGTCGCCGAGCGACGCTCCGCGCACCTGCCCCCCGCCTCGCGCACCGCCAGCCTCACCGGAAGCGCCGAGGCCGTCGCGGAGACCGTCGAGGCGCTCGGTCTGCCGCCTGCCGCCGAGGTCCTCGGCCCGGTGCCGGTCGACGTCGCCGGGCCTCCCGGTCACAGCGGTGAGGAAGCTCCCGTCCGCGCCCTCGTACGCGTGCCGCGTACGCACGGCGCGGCGCTCTCCCACGTGCTGCGCGAGGCCCAGGCCCGACGCTCGGCCCGCAAGCTGCCCGTCGTGCGCGTCCAGGTCGATCCTCCGCTGCTGCTGTGA
- the metK gene encoding methionine adenosyltransferase — MTAQFDGRLFTSESVTEGHPDKIADSISDAVLDHLMANDPNKADLRVAVETLLTTGLVVVAGEVRTTAYAPVAQLVRDRILEIGYDSSEKGFDGASCGVQVAIGGQSADIAQGVDDGHEARVGSSVDELDKQGAGDQGLMFGYACSDTPELMPLPIAMAQRLSERLTAVRKDGSLSYLRPDGKTQVTIEYDDHKPIRVDTVVLSTQHADGIDLEKTLQPDIKKHVIDPVLDSFDIPHDDYRLLVNPTGKFVVGGPMGDAGLTGRKIIVDTYGGMARHGGGAFSGKDPSKVDRSAAYAMRWVAKNVVAAGLADRCEVQVAYAIGKASPVGFYIDTFGTEKVDVETIRTAVLEVFDLRPAAIIRDLDLLRPIYAQTSAYGHFGRELPDFTWEKTDRAEALRVAAGL, encoded by the coding sequence ATGACTGCTCAGTTCGACGGCCGGCTCTTCACCTCCGAGTCGGTGACCGAGGGCCACCCCGACAAGATCGCCGATTCCATCAGCGACGCCGTGCTCGACCACCTGATGGCCAACGACCCCAACAAGGCCGACCTCCGCGTCGCCGTCGAGACGCTGCTGACCACCGGTCTCGTCGTCGTGGCCGGCGAGGTGCGTACGACCGCGTACGCGCCGGTCGCCCAGCTCGTGCGCGACCGCATCCTCGAGATCGGCTACGACTCCTCGGAGAAGGGCTTCGACGGCGCCTCCTGCGGCGTGCAGGTCGCGATCGGCGGACAGTCCGCCGACATCGCCCAGGGCGTCGACGACGGTCACGAGGCCCGCGTCGGCTCCTCGGTCGACGAGCTCGACAAGCAGGGCGCCGGCGACCAGGGACTGATGTTCGGCTACGCCTGCTCCGACACCCCCGAGCTGATGCCGCTGCCGATCGCGATGGCACAGCGGCTCTCCGAGCGACTCACCGCGGTGCGCAAGGACGGCTCGCTGTCCTACCTGCGGCCCGACGGCAAGACCCAGGTCACCATCGAGTACGACGACCACAAGCCGATCCGTGTCGACACCGTCGTGCTCTCCACCCAGCACGCCGACGGCATCGACCTCGAGAAGACGCTGCAGCCCGACATCAAGAAGCACGTCATCGACCCTGTGCTCGACTCCTTCGACATCCCGCACGACGACTACCGCCTGCTGGTCAACCCGACCGGCAAGTTCGTCGTCGGCGGCCCCATGGGCGACGCCGGCCTCACCGGCCGCAAGATCATCGTCGACACCTACGGCGGCATGGCCCGCCACGGCGGCGGCGCCTTCTCCGGCAAGGACCCCTCGAAGGTCGACCGGTCCGCGGCGTACGCCATGCGCTGGGTCGCCAAGAACGTCGTCGCCGCCGGCCTCGCCGACCGCTGCGAGGTGCAGGTCGCGTACGCCATCGGCAAGGCCTCGCCGGTCGGCTTCTACATCGACACCTTCGGCACCGAGAAGGTCGACGTCGAGACGATTCGCACCGCGGTGCTCGAGGTCTTCGACCTACGCCCCGCCGCGATCATCCGCGACCTGGACCTGCTGCGGCCGATCTACGCGCAGACCTCCGCGTACGGGCACTTCGGCCGCGAGCTGCCCGACTTCACCTGGGAGAAGACCGACCGGGCCGAGGCGCTGAGGGTGGCCGCCGGGCTGTGA
- the coaBC gene encoding bifunctional phosphopantothenoylcysteine decarboxylase/phosphopantothenate--cysteine ligase CoaBC, whose amino-acid sequence MTSSRPRVVLGVGGGIAAYKACELLRQLTESGHHVDVVPTAAALEFVGEPTWAALSGNPVTSSVWERVHEVPHVRLGKQADLVVVAPCTTDLLAKAAHGLADDLLTNTLLTARCPVVLAPAMHTEMWEHPATVANVATLRARGVLVLEPASGRLTGTDTGKGRLPDPVEIFEAAREALARGSMEGRGHDLEGRHVVVSAGGTREPLDPVRFLGNRSSGRQGYALARAAVARGARVTLVAAHVELPDPAGADVVTVGTTAELDAVVRAHAATADAVVMAAAPADFRPLATAEHKIKKNPDGSVAPVELEENPDVLAGLVRDRAEDPGRDGQVLVGFAAETGDESADVLTHARSKLARKGCDLLVVNDVGGGAVFGAEHTTATVLAAEGATVKVPEGSKAALSHVVWDLVASRLR is encoded by the coding sequence ATGACCAGCAGCCGCCCCCGCGTCGTCCTCGGCGTGGGAGGCGGCATCGCTGCGTACAAGGCCTGTGAGCTGCTGCGTCAGCTCACCGAGTCCGGCCACCACGTCGACGTGGTGCCGACGGCCGCCGCGCTCGAGTTCGTCGGCGAGCCGACCTGGGCGGCGCTCTCGGGCAACCCGGTGACCTCCTCGGTGTGGGAGCGGGTGCACGAGGTGCCGCACGTACGCCTCGGCAAGCAGGCCGACCTCGTCGTCGTCGCCCCGTGCACCACGGATCTGCTTGCGAAGGCGGCCCACGGGCTGGCCGACGACCTGCTGACGAACACGCTGCTGACCGCGCGGTGCCCCGTCGTGCTCGCCCCCGCGATGCACACCGAGATGTGGGAGCACCCCGCCACGGTCGCGAACGTCGCGACGCTGCGTGCGCGCGGCGTGCTCGTGCTGGAGCCCGCCTCCGGACGACTCACCGGCACCGACACCGGCAAGGGACGGCTGCCCGACCCCGTCGAGATCTTCGAGGCCGCGCGCGAGGCGTTGGCCCGCGGGTCGATGGAGGGCCGCGGACATGACCTGGAGGGACGCCACGTCGTCGTCTCCGCAGGCGGCACCCGCGAGCCGTTGGACCCGGTGCGTTTCCTGGGCAACCGGTCCTCGGGCCGACAGGGGTACGCGCTCGCTCGTGCCGCCGTCGCGCGCGGCGCGCGGGTCACCCTGGTGGCGGCCCACGTGGAGCTGCCCGACCCCGCGGGCGCCGACGTCGTCACGGTCGGCACGACCGCCGAGCTCGACGCGGTCGTGAGGGCCCACGCGGCGACGGCCGACGCCGTGGTCATGGCCGCCGCGCCGGCCGACTTCCGGCCGCTCGCAACGGCCGAGCACAAGATCAAGAAGAACCCTGACGGCTCCGTGGCCCCGGTCGAGCTGGAGGAGAATCCCGACGTGCTCGCCGGACTCGTCCGCGACCGCGCCGAGGACCCCGGCCGCGACGGGCAGGTGCTCGTGGGCTTCGCCGCGGAGACCGGGGACGAGTCCGCGGACGTGCTGACCCACGCCCGATCCAAGCTGGCACGCAAGGGCTGCGACCTGCTCGTCGTCAACGACGTCGGCGGGGGAGCGGTGTTCGGCGCCGAGCACACCACCGCGACCGTGCTCGCCGCCGAGGGCGCCACCGTCAAGGTGCCCGAGGGCTCCAAGGCGGCCCTCTCCCACGTCGTCTGGGACCTCGTGGCCTCCCGCCTGCGCTGA